A region of Marnyiella aurantia DNA encodes the following proteins:
- a CDS encoding PQQ-dependent sugar dehydrogenase encodes MRKFSYLSIFLISILIHSQTVTLQEFSTGFTAPVEITHANDTRLFVVQQTGQIKIVQSTGAVNAGNFLDISSKITYGGERGLLGLAFHPQYSTNGYFFVYYNDLSGNITVSRYSVNAGDPNMANPTSEKILLNIPKPFSNHNGGSIHFGADGFLYISTGDGGSGGDPNNNGQNKNALLAKLLRIDVNATGPYNIPAGNPFIGVDGADEVWAYGLRNAWKFSFDHVAGNIMLADVGQNQIEEINRMPVTQPGINYGWRCYEGNSTYNAAGCAAASTMTFPVATYNHSGGKCSITGGYVYRGALYPAFTGKYFFADYCSAQIGMMSPDNTVTWTTAFSGNNFSTFGQDAQKELYVGSINNGKIYKVTTTTLGTQENVAGGVKIYPNPASGIISVQGVTGTDRTADFTNAEGRMVHRTKLNEGGSVDISRLVPGIYFVNIYADNVKVFTEKLMVK; translated from the coding sequence ATGCGAAAATTCTCCTACCTCAGTATTTTCCTGATCAGTATCCTGATTCATTCTCAAACCGTTACTCTTCAGGAATTCAGCACGGGTTTTACAGCCCCGGTCGAGATTACTCACGCCAATGACACACGCCTTTTCGTGGTGCAGCAAACCGGACAGATAAAGATTGTACAGTCTACCGGTGCTGTAAACGCCGGCAACTTTCTGGACATCAGCAGCAAAATTACCTATGGCGGCGAACGCGGTCTGCTGGGACTGGCCTTCCACCCCCAGTACAGTACCAATGGGTACTTTTTTGTATACTATAATGACCTTTCGGGCAATATTACTGTCTCACGTTACAGTGTGAACGCTGGCGATCCCAATATGGCTAATCCGACATCGGAAAAGATACTTCTGAATATCCCAAAACCATTCAGCAACCACAATGGCGGCAGTATTCACTTTGGTGCCGACGGTTTCCTGTATATATCCACCGGTGATGGCGGCAGCGGCGGAGATCCTAATAACAACGGCCAGAATAAGAACGCCTTGCTGGCCAAACTTTTAAGGATTGACGTAAACGCCACAGGACCTTATAATATTCCGGCAGGTAATCCATTTATAGGAGTGGACGGCGCCGATGAAGTCTGGGCCTACGGCCTTCGAAATGCCTGGAAATTCTCCTTTGACCATGTGGCAGGCAATATTATGCTTGCCGACGTGGGCCAAAACCAGATCGAAGAAATTAACAGGATGCCGGTCACCCAGCCCGGAATTAACTATGGCTGGCGGTGTTATGAAGGAAATTCAACGTATAATGCTGCCGGATGTGCTGCAGCTTCCACAATGACCTTTCCGGTAGCCACCTATAACCATTCGGGAGGTAAATGCTCAATAACCGGCGGTTATGTGTACCGGGGAGCACTATATCCGGCATTTACGGGTAAATATTTCTTCGCTGATTACTGCTCAGCTCAAATTGGAATGATGAGTCCGGACAATACAGTCACATGGACAACGGCTTTCAGCGGAAACAACTTTTCTACCTTCGGTCAGGATGCACAGAAAGAACTTTATGTGGGGTCCATCAATAACGGAAAAATTTATAAAGTTACGACTACCACCCTCGGCACTCAGGAAAACGTGGCTGGTGGAGTTAAAATATATCCGAATCCGGCCTCGGGAATAATATCCGTACAAGGTGTAACCGGGACAGATCGGACAGCAGATTTTACCAATGCTGAAGGCCGAATGGTGCATAGAACGAAACTTAACGAGGGCGGCAGTGTTGATATTTCGCGTTTGGTTCCGGGAATCTACTTTGTAAATATTTACGCGGATAATGTGAAGGTGTTTACGGAAAAGTTGATGGTGAAATAA
- a CDS encoding tetratricopeptide repeat protein — protein sequence MKKAISLIIVFVSFNFYGQTLEQKAAEKACECVKKIRTLNDENYIECISKSLTESLIETDRKENFKKISTVDGMKNTLSEVDSIVKLICSIDQNALLEEKTKLYYRYSENLNATNSYKIGKDFMDAENYKLAIEAFQLALKNDSNFVLALDDIAMSYRKIDQYEEAIQFYQKSLDIFPEGDFALMNIAVVYNLKHDYKTSGEYYKKLIKFHPNYAEGYYGLGRSFAFLEDYENALTNIIKAHKIYVKEGSQYTKDSQQMIQIIFNEMKKGEKEKDFYRIAKENDVNTNHF from the coding sequence ATGAAAAAAGCAATATCACTTATCATTGTATTTGTAAGTTTTAATTTCTATGGTCAGACTTTAGAGCAAAAAGCGGCGGAAAAAGCTTGCGAATGTGTCAAAAAAATAAGGACCTTAAATGATGAGAATTACATAGAATGTATCTCCAAATCATTGACAGAATCTTTAATAGAAACTGATCGTAAAGAGAATTTTAAGAAAATTTCGACTGTTGATGGGATGAAGAATACTTTATCTGAAGTTGACTCAATTGTAAAATTAATTTGCAGTATTGATCAAAATGCTCTACTTGAAGAAAAGACCAAACTGTATTATCGGTATTCCGAAAATTTAAATGCAACAAATTCCTATAAAATTGGGAAAGATTTTATGGATGCAGAAAATTATAAATTAGCAATTGAAGCTTTTCAATTAGCGTTAAAAAATGATTCTAATTTCGTCTTAGCTTTAGATGATATTGCAATGTCATATAGGAAAATCGATCAATATGAAGAGGCTATTCAATTTTATCAAAAATCCTTAGACATTTTTCCGGAAGGAGATTTTGCGTTAATGAATATTGCAGTAGTGTATAATCTAAAACACGACTACAAAACCTCAGGTGAGTATTATAAAAAGTTGATAAAATTTCATCCAAATTATGCTGAAGGATACTATGGTTTAGGGAGAAGTTTTGCGTTCTTAGAAGATTACGAAAATGCACTAACTAATATTATTAAAGCACATAAAATTTACGTAAAAGAGGGTTCACAGTACACAAAAGATTCACAACAAATGATACAAATTATTTTTAATGAAATGAAGAAAGGGGAGAAAGAGAAAGATTTTTATAGGATTGCTAAAGAAAATGACGTGAACACTAACCATTTTTAA
- the hemN gene encoding oxygen-independent coproporphyrinogen III oxidase translates to MNSLIDKYNIPGPRYTSYPTVPFWDEEAFTPEQWQNSVIRSFGESNDAEGISIYIHLPFCEQLCTFCACHKRITKQHSVETPYLESVLKEWDLYLELLASDKSSPDAKPKIKELHLGGGTPTFFSPQNLKTLLEGIFAKAEIAEHPEFSFEGHPNNTSREHLQTLYDLGFRRCSFGVQDYDPQVQKAINRIQPFENVERVTNWAREIGYTSVSHDLVFGLPFHTWEKMEYTIHRTLELKPDRLAFYSYAHVPWIKGVGQRGFDENDLPSGEEKRKLYENGKRLLEELGYIEIGMDHFALPHDDLYQSMVSGNIHRNFMGYSSGKTQLMIGLGMSAISDSWYAFAQNEKTVEDYQKRVDEGRIPVFRGHILNEEDLNIRQHILNIMCRLETSWNWQSTFPELPNALEALQEMQDDGLVELSENAIKITEKGRAFTRNVAMTFDLRMMRNKPETRIFSMTI, encoded by the coding sequence ATGAATTCACTAATCGATAAATATAATATTCCGGGACCGCGTTATACTTCATATCCAACAGTTCCTTTTTGGGATGAAGAAGCATTTACGCCGGAACAATGGCAGAATTCGGTAATCCGCTCTTTTGGCGAATCCAATGATGCTGAAGGAATCTCGATCTACATCCACCTGCCGTTCTGCGAGCAGCTTTGCACCTTCTGCGCCTGCCACAAAAGGATTACTAAACAACACTCGGTAGAAACTCCTTACCTGGAAAGTGTGCTGAAGGAATGGGATCTTTATCTGGAACTTTTAGCCTCTGACAAGTCATCGCCGGACGCAAAACCGAAAATAAAGGAACTCCATCTGGGTGGCGGTACGCCGACTTTCTTTTCGCCGCAGAACTTAAAAACTCTGCTGGAAGGTATTTTTGCCAAAGCTGAAATTGCTGAGCATCCTGAATTTTCCTTTGAAGGTCATCCAAACAATACTTCACGCGAACATCTGCAGACCCTTTACGACCTGGGCTTCCGTCGCTGCAGTTTTGGTGTTCAGGATTATGATCCTCAGGTACAGAAAGCCATTAACCGCATCCAACCCTTTGAAAATGTAGAAAGGGTGACCAACTGGGCGCGCGAAATCGGCTATACCAGTGTGTCCCATGACCTGGTATTCGGACTGCCGTTCCATACTTGGGAGAAAATGGAATATACGATCCACCGGACCCTGGAACTGAAGCCGGACCGTCTGGCTTTCTATTCTTACGCTCACGTGCCGTGGATTAAAGGTGTTGGTCAGCGCGGATTTGATGAAAATGACCTGCCAAGTGGAGAAGAAAAGCGTAAACTGTATGAAAACGGCAAAAGATTGCTCGAAGAACTCGGATACATCGAGATTGGGATGGACCATTTCGCTCTACCGCACGACGATCTTTACCAGTCTATGGTTTCAGGCAACATCCACCGGAATTTCATGGGCTATTCATCCGGTAAGACTCAGCTGATGATTGGCTTGGGTATGAGCGCAATTTCTGATTCGTGGTATGCCTTTGCGCAGAATGAAAAGACTGTGGAGGATTATCAGAAACGTGTAGACGAAGGTAGGATTCCGGTATTCCGCGGACATATCCTGAATGAAGAAGACCTTAACATCCGCCAGCACATCCTGAACATCATGTGCCGACTGGAGACGTCGTGGAACTGGCAGAGCACTTTCCCCGAACTTCCAAACGCACTGGAAGCACTGCAGGAAATGCAGGATGACGGATTGGTGGAGCTCTCCGAAAATGCAATTAAAATCACGGAGAAGGGCCGGGCATTCACAAGGAATGTAGCCATGACCTTTGATTTACGGATGATGCGGAACAAACCGGAAACCCGGATTTTTTCGATGACGATTTAA